A genomic segment from Neobacillus sp. YX16 encodes:
- a CDS encoding ABC transporter ATP-binding protein, whose translation MVLKLEHVTKRFGDFTAVKDLSIVIPEKEMFGFLGANGAGKTTTFRMILGLLDSSDGRITWDGQPINYSTSHLVGYLPEERGLYPKLKVSEQIVYLARLRGMAKSKALSELKYWLERFKVPEYENKKVEELSKGNQQKIQFIAAVIHKPKLLILDEPFSGLDPVNVEMLKEAVLSLKEQGTTIVFSSHQMHHVEEMCEHLCIMHKGTQVVHGSLKEIKRAFGKKNLVIHADFPLDSLKDYPGVFKTKSTTEGIHLQIEGEYIAEKILKDIVNKGFIRKFDLEEPSLNDIFIEKVGDSYE comes from the coding sequence ATGGTTTTAAAACTTGAACATGTCACAAAGCGATTTGGTGATTTTACCGCGGTGAAGGATTTATCCATTGTAATACCTGAAAAAGAAATGTTTGGCTTTTTAGGAGCAAATGGTGCAGGGAAGACGACAACATTTCGAATGATCTTAGGGCTGCTGGATTCTAGTGATGGCAGGATTACCTGGGACGGGCAGCCTATCAATTATTCAACCAGCCATTTAGTTGGCTATCTGCCTGAAGAAAGAGGTTTATACCCTAAATTAAAGGTCAGCGAACAAATTGTCTACCTTGCGCGATTAAGAGGCATGGCTAAAAGTAAAGCACTTTCTGAATTGAAATATTGGCTGGAGAGATTTAAAGTTCCAGAATATGAAAATAAGAAGGTAGAAGAACTTTCAAAAGGGAACCAACAGAAAATTCAATTCATTGCAGCGGTCATACATAAACCAAAATTATTAATTCTCGACGAGCCATTCAGCGGTTTGGATCCTGTAAACGTTGAAATGCTAAAAGAGGCTGTCCTTTCTTTAAAGGAACAGGGAACGACCATTGTTTTTTCAAGCCACCAAATGCACCATGTAGAGGAGATGTGTGAGCATCTTTGTATTATGCATAAAGGAACTCAGGTTGTACATGGTTCTTTAAAAGAAATAAAACGAGCTTTTGGTAAAAAGAACCTTGTTATTCATGCTGATTTTCCTTTGGATTCTCTGAAGGATTATCCAGGAGTGTTTAAGACTAAATCGACAACAGAGGGAATCCATCTGCAAATCGAGGGAGAATACATTGCAGAAAAAATACTTAAAGATATCGTAAACAAAGGATTCATCAGAAAATTTGACCTTGAAGAGCCTTCTTTAAATGATATTTTTATCGAGAAAGTAGGTGATTCCTATGAATAA
- a CDS encoding enoyl-CoA hydratase: MSINFVTDKVKVRVNGRVATVEMNRPEALNALDVEMIRGLASKLKEISDSDDIDVVVLTGSGRAFSAGGDIKTMLSELNESEFFPVMDCISELIITLYSIPKLTISAVNGAAAGLGFSLALATDHIIADNRSKLAMNFIGIGLIPDGGSHFFLEKRLGEIKAKQVIWDGKMMNAQEALDLGLIQEVAEGNLEETLEARLTDWLSRPVQAMIKTKKILADSNRPQLLKILELEKQGQLNMRRTFDHQEGIRAFIEKRAPKFIGK; this comes from the coding sequence GTGAGTATTAATTTTGTAACAGATAAGGTAAAGGTGAGGGTTAACGGCCGGGTCGCAACGGTGGAAATGAATAGACCGGAGGCATTAAATGCACTTGATGTGGAAATGATAAGGGGACTTGCGAGCAAACTTAAAGAAATCTCGGACTCAGATGATATTGATGTTGTCGTTTTGACAGGGAGTGGCAGAGCCTTCTCCGCAGGCGGAGATATTAAAACGATGCTGTCTGAATTGAACGAAAGCGAATTCTTTCCAGTGATGGACTGTATTAGCGAATTGATCATTACTTTATACAGTATTCCTAAATTAACCATTAGCGCTGTAAATGGTGCTGCAGCAGGGCTTGGGTTCAGTCTAGCATTGGCTACTGACCATATCATAGCTGACAATAGAAGCAAACTGGCAATGAATTTTATTGGAATCGGGTTAATACCAGATGGCGGTTCCCACTTCTTTTTAGAAAAGAGATTAGGCGAAATAAAAGCTAAGCAAGTTATCTGGGATGGAAAAATGATGAATGCACAGGAAGCCTTAGATTTAGGGCTGATCCAGGAAGTTGCCGAGGGAAATCTAGAAGAAACGTTAGAAGCAAGATTAACTGATTGGCTGAGTCGTCCAGTTCAGGCAATGATTAAAACGAAAAAAATATTAGCAGATAGTAACCGGCCGCAATTACTTAAGATACTAGAACTAGAAAAACAAGGGCAATTAAATATGCGTAGAACTTTTGATCACCAAGAAGGAATTAGGGCGTTTATAGAAAAGAGAGCACCTAAGTTTATTGGAAAATAA
- a CDS encoding YhzD family protein, with translation MKTYKLTAFEANGEKIVDEAFQADHDEAAKELAEKLLAEKNLLDKTHRCTSPSGKLLLFHS, from the coding sequence ATGAAAACTTACAAGTTAACTGCCTTTGAAGCAAATGGGGAAAAAATAGTAGATGAAGCGTTTCAAGCTGATCATGATGAAGCGGCAAAAGAATTAGCTGAAAAACTATTGGCAGAAAAGAATTTACTAGATAAAACACATCGCTGCACATCACCAAGTGGAAAGCTTTTGCTGTTCCATTCGTAG
- a CDS encoding YlbF family regulator, which produces MSVNLYDAAYALEKAIRQSDEYKHLQQMYNEVNADPTAKNMFDNFRQIQMNLQQKQMMGQEISEQEVQHAQSTVALVQQNEKISRLMQAEQRMSMIIGELNQVIMKPLEELYGNL; this is translated from the coding sequence ATGTCCGTTAATTTATACGATGCAGCTTATGCTTTAGAAAAAGCGATTCGTCAAAGTGATGAATACAAACACTTACAGCAAATGTATAATGAAGTAAATGCTGATCCAACAGCAAAAAATATGTTTGATAACTTCCGCCAAATTCAAATGAATTTACAACAAAAACAAATGATGGGGCAGGAAATATCAGAACAAGAGGTCCAGCACGCTCAATCAACGGTAGCTCTTGTCCAGCAAAATGAAAAAATATCTCGACTTATGCAGGCTGAACAGCGGATGAGCATGATTATTGGTGAGTTAAACCAAGTTATTATGAAGCCGCTTGAGGAACTTTACGGAAATTTATAA
- a CDS encoding YheC/YheD family protein encodes MPLITIVPMKSVNRTEHFVQMSSKLFIQLQLETNEIKISIGKKMVKVKIRTVEMSPNEIHFPENLFQLFCLPIQLYKFQSIYKEEIHSLYLGPVIGLVTDFKNNGNEEPYFRSIHSFCEELHHGLTENGGFLYVFSYPEFSVQGYYFDDGKWKSAVLPLPDVIYNRIHSRKIEFGKEYHLFRQRLTELSIPIFNDRFLSKWEVHEHIIHENHLHSYIPETNLFTKEHLAAFANKYETVFIKPVHGSQGRNIFKLKKENTHLILDSSVKLHPANKQILLSFEEIYQHIKPLLNNRIYIIQQGIPLLTYQNRGMDFRVLCHKNQQNTWKATSLVARISAEDEFVSNLARGGEILTPINALKDSMSINDAKVLITEMKELAIETAIIIERKSSGITGELGIDIGIDQEGNPWLIEVNSKPSKNFEDGQMKIRPSAKAIIQFCTMLALDTTSEMEDL; translated from the coding sequence ATGCCCTTAATCACAATTGTTCCTATGAAATCAGTTAACAGGACAGAGCATTTTGTTCAGATGTCCTCAAAACTTTTTATACAGTTACAGCTTGAAACAAATGAAATCAAGATTTCTATAGGAAAGAAAATGGTGAAAGTAAAAATAAGAACGGTTGAGATGTCTCCTAACGAGATTCATTTCCCTGAAAATCTATTTCAACTTTTTTGTTTACCGATTCAACTTTACAAATTTCAATCCATTTATAAAGAAGAAATCCATTCACTGTATTTGGGTCCAGTCATTGGACTGGTAACGGACTTTAAGAATAATGGAAATGAAGAACCCTATTTCCGTTCAATCCATAGCTTTTGTGAAGAACTTCATCATGGTTTAACGGAGAATGGCGGTTTCTTATATGTATTTTCATATCCAGAATTTTCGGTTCAGGGTTATTATTTCGATGATGGGAAATGGAAGTCTGCAGTACTCCCTCTTCCTGATGTCATTTATAATCGTATTCATTCTCGAAAAATTGAATTTGGAAAGGAATATCATTTATTTCGTCAAAGGCTTACGGAGTTAAGCATTCCTATTTTTAATGATCGCTTTCTTTCAAAATGGGAGGTTCATGAGCACATAATCCATGAAAATCATCTTCATTCCTATATACCTGAGACTAATCTGTTCACTAAGGAACACTTAGCTGCATTTGCAAATAAGTATGAGACTGTTTTTATTAAACCTGTACATGGAAGTCAAGGGAGAAACATATTCAAACTAAAAAAAGAGAATACCCATTTGATATTGGACTCCTCAGTTAAATTGCACCCAGCAAATAAGCAAATCCTATTATCCTTTGAAGAGATATATCAGCATATTAAACCATTATTGAACAACAGAATCTACATTATTCAGCAGGGAATCCCCCTTCTTACCTATCAAAATAGAGGGATGGACTTTAGAGTATTGTGTCATAAGAATCAACAAAACACCTGGAAGGCTACCTCGCTGGTTGCCCGAATATCAGCAGAGGATGAGTTTGTTTCCAATCTTGCCAGAGGCGGAGAAATATTGACTCCCATAAATGCATTAAAAGATAGCATGAGTATAAATGATGCAAAGGTGTTAATCACAGAAATGAAAGAATTAGCCATTGAAACAGCAATAATTATTGAAAGGAAGTCGTCTGGAATTACTGGAGAACTTGGAATCGATATTGGTATTGACCAAGAAGGCAACCCCTGGCTAATTGAAGTCAATTCAAAGCCATCGAAAAACTTTGAAGATGGTCAAATGAAAATAAGACCATCTGCCAAAGCAATTATTCAGTTTTGCACCATGCTAGCTTTGGATACAACCTCAGAAATGGAGGATTTATAG
- a CDS encoding YheC/YheD family protein — translation MSTTFGIMTLNLESEAAYINEIAARGHSCGMECYHFLPSAINPRTTLVLGRRFDTVKQCWVEDEFPIPSIIYDRCFYGDDEHSKQCIPIVSWLKSKEDITFLGFGLPNKLELYDTLRNSRLFPYLPHSQPIKDCSQVGNALQKQRKIIIKPINGSQGYGIYYLKKNDKTIHVKTEKNKKIISRIFPNEKKLFQWLQPLINFRPYLLQPYLELSNAASQPFDIRILLQKDEQGFWVERGKAIRQGNTGGIISNLSAGGSAVDFRDWSSTLPLASKDYILSELNFITQNLPHVLESEILPLFEIGIDIGMAKDGALWILDVNSKPGRKVVLQTQPDLKETLFLSPLLYGKHLSQSDHKERKSYYEKTLYH, via the coding sequence ATGAGTACTACCTTTGGAATTATGACCTTAAATTTAGAAAGTGAAGCAGCCTATATAAACGAAATTGCTGCCCGCGGTCATTCCTGCGGCATGGAATGTTACCATTTTCTTCCTTCTGCTATTAATCCTCGTACCACACTGGTTTTAGGGAGAAGATTTGATACAGTAAAACAATGTTGGGTAGAAGATGAATTTCCCATCCCTTCTATCATCTATGACCGTTGTTTTTACGGTGATGACGAACATTCAAAGCAATGTATCCCTATTGTGTCCTGGTTAAAAAGCAAAGAGGATATTACTTTTTTAGGATTTGGGCTTCCTAATAAATTAGAATTATATGATACCTTACGCAATTCTCGATTATTTCCTTATTTGCCTCACTCACAGCCTATTAAAGATTGCTCGCAAGTAGGAAACGCCTTACAAAAACAGAGAAAAATCATTATTAAACCAATAAATGGTTCTCAAGGTTATGGTATCTATTATTTAAAGAAAAACGATAAAACCATCCATGTCAAAACCGAAAAAAACAAGAAAATTATCTCGAGGATTTTTCCTAATGAGAAAAAGTTATTTCAATGGCTCCAACCCTTAATAAACTTCCGGCCATACCTTCTTCAGCCCTATCTTGAATTATCTAATGCTGCTTCACAGCCATTTGATATTAGAATTTTACTTCAAAAAGATGAACAAGGGTTCTGGGTTGAACGCGGAAAGGCTATTCGCCAAGGAAATACTGGAGGGATTATTTCAAATTTAAGTGCTGGAGGCTCAGCTGTTGACTTTCGTGACTGGTCTTCTACCCTCCCTTTAGCCAGCAAAGATTATATTTTATCAGAATTAAATTTTATAACTCAAAACCTTCCACATGTACTCGAAAGTGAAATTCTTCCGTTATTTGAAATTGGTATTGATATTGGAATGGCAAAGGATGGCGCCCTTTGGATTCTCGATGTAAATTCAAAGCCTGGAAGAAAGGTAGTCTTACAAACACAGCCAGATTTAAAAGAAACCTTATTCCTATCCCCTCTTCTTTATGGGAAACACCTATCACAGTCAGATCATAAAGAAAGGAAGAGCTACTATGAGAAAACGTTATACCATTGA
- a CDS encoding ABC transporter permease: protein MNKFWIILIHTYVNKLKTKSFLITTLLTVVITLALTNMNSIIKVFDKDGGKEKVAVLDETGQLYAPLKEQMRALNKKLQLTEFDGTEKEAEKAVEEGEYAGFVQLRYNAEELPEATYKAMSVADSSLFTDLQAGLQQMKTMFAASKINLTPEQLQQLYEPVSFEKIALEENAKTEEELNQARGLVYVLLFVIYFAVIMYASMIAMEVATEKSSRVMEILISSVSPIQQMFAKILGIGLLSLTQLAVLLSVGYFSIKRNMSSLEGGFFDEFGFGNISLSTIAYAVIFFILGYFLYATLAAFLGSLVSRIEDVQQMITPMTLLVVAGFMIAMFGLGKPDSPFIVITSYIPFFTPMIMFLRVGMLNIPVWETALGITILLSTIIFLAVFGARVYRGGVLMYGKSNSFKDIKKALQLTKKE, encoded by the coding sequence ATGAATAAATTTTGGATTATTTTAATTCATACGTATGTAAATAAATTAAAAACAAAGTCATTTTTAATTACAACATTGTTGACCGTAGTCATCACACTAGCATTAACCAACATGAATAGTATTATCAAGGTTTTTGATAAAGACGGAGGCAAAGAAAAGGTTGCTGTTTTAGATGAAACAGGTCAGCTATATGCACCGCTTAAAGAACAAATGCGTGCTTTAAATAAAAAACTTCAACTGACAGAGTTCGACGGCACAGAAAAAGAGGCTGAAAAGGCAGTGGAAGAAGGGGAATATGCAGGTTTTGTCCAGCTGCGTTATAATGCAGAGGAATTGCCTGAAGCTACATATAAAGCAATGAGTGTAGCGGATTCATCATTATTTACTGATCTTCAGGCAGGACTTCAGCAAATGAAAACTATGTTTGCGGCTTCGAAAATTAATCTAACACCGGAGCAGCTCCAACAGCTTTATGAACCAGTTTCTTTTGAGAAAATTGCTCTTGAAGAAAATGCAAAAACGGAAGAGGAATTGAATCAAGCTAGGGGACTTGTTTATGTCCTGCTGTTTGTCATTTATTTTGCTGTTATCATGTATGCCAGTATGATTGCCATGGAAGTTGCCACAGAGAAGTCTTCAAGGGTGATGGAAATCTTGATTTCCAGTGTATCACCAATCCAGCAGATGTTTGCAAAAATATTGGGTATTGGTCTGTTAAGCTTAACTCAGCTTGCAGTACTTTTATCAGTAGGTTATTTTTCGATTAAACGGAATATGTCTTCATTAGAAGGTGGTTTTTTTGACGAATTTGGATTTGGTAATATTTCGTTATCAACCATTGCGTATGCGGTAATCTTCTTTATACTAGGGTATTTCCTTTATGCAACCCTTGCCGCCTTTCTAGGATCATTGGTGAGCAGGATTGAAGATGTGCAGCAAATGATTACTCCAATGACATTACTCGTTGTCGCAGGATTTATGATTGCGATGTTTGGTCTCGGTAAACCGGATTCGCCTTTTATTGTCATTACATCCTATATACCTTTCTTCACCCCAATGATTATGTTCTTACGAGTAGGTATGCTGAATATTCCAGTTTGGGAAACAGCATTAGGGATTACGATCCTGCTTTCGACTATAATTTTCTTAGCCGTATTTGGTGCCCGTGTATACCGCGGTGGAGTATTAATGTACGGAAAGTCAAATTCATTCAAGGATATAAAAAAGGCTTTGCAATTAACAAAAAAAGAATAA
- a CDS encoding long-chain fatty acid--CoA ligase, with amino-acid sequence MMQTPLTMTQMIERAEKYFPKKQVVSRTASGIHRFTYKQIGERTRRLGDSLKKLGVEKGDRVGTLAWNHHRHLEAYFAIPCIGAVLHTINIRLSPHHISYIINHAEDSVLLVDPDIIPLLEKCASELKSVKAYVIMTDDKELPETTLSPIYHYEDLLAEANPNFNYPEDIEENDPAGMCYTSATTGNPKGVVYSHRGIFLHSMALGLADSAAISEKDIALPVVPMFHANAWGMPFAAVWFGTSLVLPGPYFTPKLLAELIESEKVTITAGVPTIWLGLLKELDEGSYDLSSLRGVLCGGSAAPKGMIKAFEQRHKVPFLHAYGMTETSPLVVISTLKSYQENLDYEERLEIRAKQGVLVPGLSIKVVGKDGEVAWDGQEMGELCIKGPWIASEYYKDERTLDAFRDGWLHTGDVVTIDEEGFVKIVDRTKDLIKSGGEWISSVDLENALMAHESVFEAAVVAVPHEQWQERPVACVVLKDAFKDKVMKEELIEFLTPQFAKWWLPDEILFLEEIPKTSVGKFLKMTLREQVQKEVLRK; translated from the coding sequence ATGATGCAAACGCCATTAACAATGACACAGATGATTGAAAGAGCAGAAAAGTATTTTCCAAAGAAGCAGGTAGTTTCGAGAACAGCAAGTGGTATACATCGTTTTACGTACAAACAAATCGGTGAAAGAACTAGAAGACTAGGAGATAGTCTTAAAAAACTTGGAGTAGAAAAAGGCGATAGAGTAGGAACGCTTGCATGGAACCATCATCGCCATCTAGAGGCCTATTTTGCGATACCGTGTATCGGAGCCGTTCTTCATACGATTAACATTCGTCTTTCTCCACATCATATTTCCTACATTATTAATCATGCAGAAGATAGTGTCCTCTTAGTAGACCCAGACATCATTCCATTACTTGAAAAATGTGCATCAGAGCTAAAAAGCGTGAAGGCTTATGTGATTATGACAGACGACAAGGAACTTCCTGAAACCACCCTTTCTCCAATTTACCATTATGAAGATCTGTTAGCAGAAGCTAATCCCAATTTTAACTATCCTGAAGATATCGAAGAAAATGATCCAGCAGGTATGTGTTATACTTCTGCAACCACAGGAAATCCAAAAGGAGTCGTATACTCGCATAGAGGGATATTTCTTCATAGTATGGCATTAGGGCTTGCCGATAGTGCGGCTATCAGTGAAAAAGACATTGCATTGCCAGTAGTGCCAATGTTCCATGCCAATGCTTGGGGAATGCCATTTGCTGCTGTATGGTTTGGGACATCCTTAGTCCTGCCAGGACCATATTTTACTCCGAAACTACTTGCAGAACTAATTGAAAGTGAAAAAGTTACCATCACGGCAGGTGTTCCAACCATTTGGCTAGGGTTGTTAAAAGAACTTGATGAGGGCTCTTACGACCTTAGTAGTTTAAGAGGAGTACTTTGCGGCGGTTCAGCAGCTCCAAAAGGAATGATTAAGGCATTTGAACAACGCCACAAAGTGCCTTTCTTACATGCATATGGAATGACTGAAACAAGTCCGTTGGTGGTTATTTCCACCCTAAAAAGCTATCAAGAGAATTTAGATTATGAGGAAAGACTAGAAATAAGAGCGAAACAAGGAGTTCTTGTTCCGGGCTTAAGCATAAAAGTTGTTGGCAAGGATGGAGAAGTAGCTTGGGATGGTCAGGAAATGGGAGAATTATGCATCAAGGGGCCCTGGATTGCCTCTGAGTATTATAAGGATGAGAGAACACTAGATGCCTTCCGTGACGGCTGGCTGCACACTGGAGATGTGGTTACGATCGATGAGGAAGGGTTTGTGAAAATTGTCGATCGGACAAAGGATTTAATAAAGAGCGGCGGTGAATGGATTTCTTCCGTTGATTTGGAAAATGCTTTAATGGCCCATGAATCGGTGTTTGAAGCGGCAGTTGTTGCTGTCCCGCACGAACAATGGCAGGAAAGACCTGTTGCTTGTGTGGTTTTAAAAGATGCATTTAAAGATAAGGTGATGAAAGAAGAGTTAATTGAATTTTTAACACCACAGTTTGCTAAGTGGTGGTTACCGGATGAAATCTTGTTCTTAGAGGAAATTCCGAAGACCTCTGTAGGGAAGTTTCTAAAGATGACTCTAAGAGAGCAGGTACAAAAGGAAGTACTTAGGAAGTAA
- a CDS encoding coproporphyrinogen III oxidase: MRISIIGLEDERFNRMLQLIGNLFFEETEILKVKDEAADLIIIFTLAENDSIKVSADMIDQAGNSITESYEKEFLQSHSEKEKFKQIKNAVAHVYLVLLQNWTGITQKWGILTGIRPTKLLHRKVQEGIPLEIAHQQLKDDYLISDEKINLMQQIVDRQLAIVPDLYSLQKEVSIYIGIPFCPTKCAYCTFPAYAINGRQGSVDSFLGGLHYEIKKIGEWLKEKGVRITTVYYGGGTPTSITAEEMDMLYEEMYDSFPEVEKIREITVEAGRPDTITPEKLEVLKKWKIDRISINPQSYTQETLKAIGRHHTVTETIDKYHLAREMGMNNINMDLIIGLPGEGIPEFTHSLAETEKLMPESLTVHTLSFKRASEMTKNKDKYKVAGREEVEQMMNLATEWTDSHGYVPYYLYRQKNILGNLENVGYAFPNQESIYNIMIMEEQQTIIGLGCGAASKFIDLQTGKITQFANPKDPKTYNESFEAYTEEKIKILDEIFSEKGSLA; encoded by the coding sequence ATGCGAATTAGTATTATTGGTTTAGAAGATGAACGATTTAATCGGATGCTGCAGCTAATCGGAAATTTATTTTTTGAAGAAACAGAGATTTTGAAAGTTAAAGATGAAGCTGCTGATTTAATAATAATTTTTACTTTAGCTGAAAACGACTCTATTAAGGTATCTGCTGATATGATAGATCAAGCAGGAAATTCTATTACGGAAAGCTACGAAAAAGAATTCCTTCAGTCACATTCAGAAAAGGAAAAATTTAAGCAGATAAAAAATGCAGTTGCTCATGTTTATTTAGTCCTTTTACAGAATTGGACAGGAATTACCCAAAAGTGGGGAATCTTAACCGGAATCAGACCCACAAAGCTATTACACCGTAAAGTTCAAGAGGGAATTCCTCTAGAAATTGCTCACCAGCAATTAAAAGATGATTACCTTATTTCAGACGAAAAGATAAATCTCATGCAGCAAATCGTCGACAGACAACTAGCCATTGTTCCGGATCTCTATTCACTTCAAAAGGAAGTTAGCATTTATATTGGTATTCCTTTTTGTCCGACAAAATGTGCCTACTGCACATTCCCGGCATATGCAATAAATGGTCGACAAGGATCAGTTGATTCGTTCTTAGGCGGGCTGCATTATGAAATAAAGAAAATTGGGGAATGGCTGAAGGAAAAGGGTGTAAGGATTACCACCGTTTACTATGGAGGTGGAACCCCAACTAGTATTACAGCTGAAGAAATGGATATGCTTTACGAGGAAATGTATGATTCATTCCCAGAGGTTGAAAAGATACGTGAGATCACAGTCGAAGCCGGTCGTCCCGATACGATTACTCCTGAAAAGTTAGAGGTATTAAAGAAATGGAAAATCGACCGGATTAGTATTAATCCTCAATCCTATACACAGGAAACTTTAAAAGCAATTGGGCGCCATCACACGGTTACTGAAACAATCGATAAATATCATTTAGCAAGAGAAATGGGCATGAATAATATAAACATGGACCTCATTATTGGTCTTCCAGGGGAAGGGATACCTGAATTTACACATTCCCTTGCTGAAACGGAAAAGTTAATGCCGGAATCCTTAACTGTTCATACATTATCCTTTAAGCGTGCCTCAGAAATGACGAAAAACAAGGATAAATACAAAGTGGCAGGTCGGGAAGAAGTAGAACAAATGATGAATCTAGCAACTGAGTGGACAGACAGTCACGGCTATGTTCCCTATTATCTCTACCGTCAAAAAAACATTCTGGGTAATCTTGAAAATGTCGGTTATGCATTTCCAAATCAAGAAAGCATTTATAATATCATGATTATGGAAGAGCAGCAGACCATAATTGGGCTTGGATGCGGAGCAGCGAGTAAATTTATTGACCTGCAGACAGGAAAGATCACCCAGTTCGCTAATCCGAAGGATCCAAAAACATATAATGAAAGCTTTGAAGCTTACACAGAAGAAAAAATAAAAATATTAGATGAAATATTCTCTGAAAAAGGATCTCTTGCTTAA
- a CDS encoding Cof-type HAD-IIB family hydrolase — MIYRLLALNIDGTLLQSNGKIHKSTKEAIEYVQQKGIYVTLMTSRSFPSAKKVARALKIKNPLITHQGAYIANIQDKQNLVQRIHENITYDTVRFLEGMPCQIRLVHEQYSLANRLKLNNNLLAKTVFTSGDPVFYSQQFVSSLSEYLHDQPVTPPKIEVYFEEESDLQDAKKAIEKMFTEIETIQLDTLRLDIVPAGVSKLSGLAFLGSHLGIQLKEMVVIGEGLDDIPAIEAAGLGVAMWNAEFEVKRAANWVTRSKNEHGVAYMVKEHFRKQQPIEFLRKMNIIKN; from the coding sequence ATGATTTATCGTTTGCTTGCATTAAATATTGATGGAACTCTCTTACAGAGCAATGGAAAAATCCATAAGTCAACAAAGGAAGCCATTGAGTATGTTCAGCAAAAGGGAATTTATGTAACGCTAATGACATCTAGGAGTTTTCCCTCAGCCAAGAAGGTGGCAAGGGCATTAAAAATAAAGAACCCGCTAATCACTCATCAAGGTGCCTATATTGCAAACATTCAAGATAAACAAAATCTTGTCCAAAGAATACACGAAAATATCACCTATGATACAGTCCGTTTCCTAGAGGGGATGCCTTGTCAAATTAGGCTGGTACATGAACAATATTCGTTAGCAAATAGGTTGAAGTTAAACAATAATTTGTTAGCTAAAACTGTGTTTACATCAGGAGATCCAGTATTTTATTCACAGCAATTTGTTTCATCTCTTAGTGAATACTTACATGATCAACCGGTTACTCCACCGAAAATAGAGGTTTATTTTGAAGAGGAAAGTGATCTTCAGGATGCAAAAAAGGCAATCGAAAAGATGTTTACAGAAATTGAGACGATACAACTTGACACCTTGCGATTAGATATTGTCCCTGCGGGTGTTTCAAAGTTAAGTGGTCTTGCCTTCCTTGGGAGTCATCTTGGGATTCAGTTAAAAGAAATGGTTGTCATTGGAGAAGGATTAGATGATATTCCAGCCATTGAGGCTGCTGGATTAGGCGTGGCTATGTGGAACGCCGAATTTGAGGTGAAAAGAGCAGCTAACTGGGTAACCAGATCAAAAAATGAGCACGGAGTTGCATATATGGTTAAAGAACACTTTAGAAAGCAGCAGCCAATTGAGTTTTTAAGGAAAATGAATATTATTAAAAATTAA